A single Candidatus Anaeroferrophillus wilburensis DNA region contains:
- a CDS encoding heavy-metal-associated domain-containing protein yields the protein MTTINVNGMSCQHCVRAVGEILSGFPGVSEITVDLETGDVSFMETEPVDRQLLAEKLAAAGYSLG from the coding sequence ATGACAACCATTAATGTCAACGGGATGTCCTGTCAGCACTGTGTTCGGGCGGTGGGTGAAATTCTGAGCGGTTTCCCTGGGGTCAGCGAGATTACGGTTGACCTTGAGACCGGGGACGTCAGTTTTATGGAGACCGAACCGGTGGACCGCCAGCTTCTGGCTGAAAAACTGGCCGCGGCAGGGTATTCCCTTGGCTGA
- a CDS encoding thioredoxin domain-containing protein, with protein MPNHLINEKSPYLLQHADNPVHWYPWGDEALEKARKAEKPIFLSVGYSTCHWCHVMAHESFVDQEVAELLNRWFIAIKVDREERPDIDQIYMIACQALTGRGGWPLSVFMTPEGRPFFAGTYFPKRNRTGMPGFVELLHYLARLWQEEREKVVQTGDELTRLLQDPVRRVGREVANDRRLMAKAYANLRETYDQRHGGFGFAPKFPTPHNLTFLLRWFHRSGDRQALKMVEKSLEGMRFGGLFDQFGFGFHRYSVDEKWLVPHFEKMLYDQAMLVAAYTETYQVTGNELYARVVDEIAAYLERMMTAPDGGFYAAEDADSEGEEGLFYVWKPREIKEILGEKTGDLVCRYFNITEEGTFEGETSIPHLRVSLGAFAAAEKLPAGEVKASLEAARATLYQARDQRVHPFKDDKIITSWNGLMIAALAKSARVFDRPDFIHLARRAADFVLTSLKRPDGGLWRRFRQGEAEYPAYLDDYAFLIWGFIELFTTTFETSWLEEALKLTGKMNDLFWDDDAEQFFFTGTDGEQLIVRPTEQVDGAIPAGNSVAAFILLYLGRLTGNPELEAQGEKAVKTSLTVAGAQPEVFTHLLGALDFLLGPTRELVIAGAEDDPATQKLLAVARRLFLPDTVVLFAPTGAKREALATLIPFVASLEDGGGQAKAYVCEQFACRAAITDAEELRQMLEKSDL; from the coding sequence ATGCCCAATCATCTGATCAATGAGAAAAGTCCCTATCTGCTGCAGCATGCCGATAATCCGGTTCACTGGTATCCGTGGGGTGATGAGGCCCTGGAGAAGGCCAGAAAGGCGGAAAAGCCGATTTTCCTTTCGGTTGGCTATTCCACCTGCCACTGGTGCCATGTCATGGCCCACGAATCATTTGTGGACCAGGAAGTTGCCGAGCTGCTAAACCGCTGGTTTATAGCCATCAAGGTTGATCGGGAGGAGCGGCCGGATATTGACCAGATCTACATGATCGCCTGCCAGGCGCTTACCGGCCGGGGCGGCTGGCCCCTGTCGGTCTTCATGACCCCGGAAGGCAGACCGTTTTTTGCCGGCACCTACTTTCCCAAACGCAACCGGACGGGGATGCCGGGATTTGTCGAACTGCTCCATTATCTTGCCCGGCTCTGGCAGGAGGAGCGGGAAAAAGTAGTGCAGACCGGTGATGAACTGACGCGCCTGCTGCAGGACCCGGTGCGTCGGGTGGGGCGGGAGGTGGCGAATGACCGTCGGCTCATGGCAAAGGCCTACGCCAATCTGCGGGAAACCTATGACCAGCGGCATGGGGGATTCGGTTTTGCGCCTAAATTCCCTACCCCCCATAATCTGACCTTTCTGCTCCGCTGGTTCCACCGCAGCGGCGACCGGCAGGCATTGAAAATGGTCGAAAAATCCCTCGAAGGAATGCGTTTCGGCGGTCTGTTTGATCAGTTCGGTTTTGGTTTTCATCGCTATTCAGTGGATGAAAAATGGTTGGTGCCCCACTTTGAAAAGATGCTCTATGACCAGGCAATGCTGGTTGCCGCCTATACGGAGACCTACCAGGTAACCGGCAATGAGCTTTATGCCCGGGTTGTGGATGAGATCGCTGCCTATCTGGAGAGGATGATGACCGCTCCAGATGGGGGTTTTTATGCGGCTGAAGACGCTGACAGCGAAGGGGAAGAGGGGCTTTTTTATGTCTGGAAACCCCGGGAGATCAAGGAAATCCTGGGGGAGAAAACGGGTGATCTGGTCTGCCGATACTTTAATATCACCGAGGAGGGCACCTTTGAGGGGGAGACCAGCATCCCCCATCTGAGGGTATCTCTGGGTGCTTTTGCCGCGGCCGAAAAGCTGCCGGCAGGTGAGGTCAAGGCCAGCCTGGAGGCTGCCCGGGCAACATTGTACCAGGCGCGTGACCAGCGGGTTCATCCTTTTAAAGATGATAAAATCATCACCTCCTGGAACGGCCTGATGATTGCGGCGCTGGCCAAATCCGCCCGCGTCTTCGACCGGCCGGATTTCATCCATTTGGCCCGCCGGGCTGCCGATTTTGTCCTGACCTCCCTGAAACGGCCGGATGGCGGTTTATGGCGCCGCTTCCGCCAGGGTGAGGCGGAATATCCCGCTTATCTGGATGATTATGCGTTCCTGATCTGGGGATTTATTGAGTTGTTCACTACCACGTTCGAGACTTCCTGGCTTGAGGAGGCTCTGAAGCTGACCGGGAAAATGAATGATCTTTTCTGGGATGATGATGCCGAGCAGTTTTTCTTTACCGGCACAGACGGAGAGCAGCTGATTGTCCGGCCAACGGAACAGGTGGATGGTGCCATTCCGGCCGGCAATTCGGTGGCCGCGTTCATCCTGCTCTACCTGGGCCGCCTGACCGGTAATCCGGAGCTGGAAGCCCAGGGGGAAAAGGCGGTGAAAACCAGTTTGACGGTGGCCGGTGCGCAGCCGGAGGTTTTTACCCATCTCCTTGGCGCCCTGGACTTCCTCCTCGGACCCACCCGCGAGCTGGTGATTGCCGGGGCGGAAGATGATCCCGCTACCCAGAAACTGCTGGCGGTCGCCCGGCGGCTGTTTCTGCCCGATACGGTTGTCCTGTTTGCTCCGACGGGGGCAAAGCGGGAGGCGCTGGCGACCTTGATTCCCTTTGTGGCCTCCCTGGAGGATGGTGGTGGGCAGGCAAAAGCCTACGTGTGTGAACAGTTTGCCTGCCGGGCGGCGATCACTGATGCCGAGGAGTTGCGGCAGATGCTCGAAAAGAGTGATCTGTAG
- a CDS encoding glutaredoxin family protein, producing MAFMEFDVGKDKEALEEMVAISGKRMVPVIVVGSEHRVGFDPREISALLSAQD from the coding sequence GTGGCTTTTATGGAATTCGACGTTGGCAAAGATAAGGAGGCACTGGAGGAGATGGTTGCCATTTCCGGCAAACGGATGGTGCCGGTCATCGTCGTGGGCAGTGAACATCGGGTTGGCTTCGATCCCCGGGAGATCAGCGCCTTACTGTCGGCGCAAGACTGA
- a CDS encoding 2-oxoacid:ferredoxin oxidoreductase subunit beta: MVAISDYGNHLEPAWCPGCGNFAILEAVKQALVAGGLKLADVLFVAGIGQAAKAPHYLGANLFNGLHGRALPAATGAKLANPALKVVVESGDGCCYGEGGNHFLAAVRRNIDLTLVVHNNQIYGLTKGQASPTTATGMVTKAQPHGVFAEAFNPLLVAIAMRAGMVARGFSGRLEQLAGLIQQGMAHRGLALIDVLQPCVSFNKVNTFAWYQQRCYDIPPEHDPTDWQLAMALADEGGDKIPLGVLYRNDRLPYEDHFPVIAKQPLMAQPVDRQQLADMVNNFF; this comes from the coding sequence ATGGTTGCGATCAGCGATTATGGAAACCATCTGGAGCCGGCCTGGTGCCCTGGATGCGGGAACTTTGCCATTCTGGAAGCCGTGAAACAGGCTTTGGTGGCCGGGGGCCTGAAGCTGGCCGACGTGCTTTTTGTTGCCGGGATCGGCCAAGCGGCGAAAGCCCCCCATTATCTCGGGGCCAACCTTTTCAATGGCCTGCACGGCCGGGCGCTGCCGGCGGCCACCGGCGCGAAGCTGGCCAATCCTGCTCTGAAAGTGGTTGTGGAAAGTGGTGACGGCTGTTGCTACGGTGAGGGCGGCAATCATTTCCTGGCGGCGGTTCGGCGCAATATTGATCTTACGCTGGTGGTGCACAACAACCAGATCTATGGTCTGACCAAGGGCCAGGCCAGCCCCACAACAGCGACCGGGATGGTTACCAAGGCCCAGCCGCACGGAGTCTTTGCCGAAGCCTTTAATCCGCTGCTGGTGGCTATTGCCATGCGGGCCGGCATGGTGGCCCGGGGCTTCTCCGGCCGGCTTGAACAGCTGGCCGGCCTTATCCAGCAGGGCATGGCCCACCGTGGGCTGGCGCTCATCGATGTGCTGCAGCCTTGTGTTTCTTTCAACAAGGTCAACACCTTTGCCTGGTACCAGCAGCGCTGCTATGATATTCCCCCCGAGCATGATCCCACCGACTGGCAGCTGGCCATGGCATTGGCTGATGAAGGGGGTGATAAAATTCCGCTGGGAGTATTGTATCGCAATGACCGCCTCCCCTATGAGGATCATTTCCCTGTCATCGCCAAACAACCGTTGATGGCACAGCCTGTTGACCGGCAGCAGCTTGCCGATATGGTAAATAATTTTTTCTGA
- a CDS encoding 2-oxoacid:acceptor oxidoreductase subunit alpha translates to MITITIGGEAGQGLVTVGQLLAKSLVRSGYYIVVTQSYMSRVRGGHNTYSIRISDRPIEAPRETINLLVALTEETIAVHRHEVAAAGVMVADQQFVAAADDSRLIGVPFAELAASKYENIAALGVVASLLGLDEQRVGTALESFFGKQKAAVTTANREVLAKAWRWAGRHRAPDCRLPPVQSPAGRLMINGNEAIALGALSAGLKFCAYYPMTPATSICINLIARADAMGVLVEQAEDEIAAVNMAVGASFAGAPAMVATSGGGFALMEEGVSLAAMTETPLVIAVAMRPGPATGLPTRTAQEDLNLVLYAGHGEFPRAVFAPGSVEECFFLTRQAYAMAEQSQGPIFLLTDQFLADSYRSVTPFPVAELESVAPLLERPPAGKDYKRYQLMVSGVSPRLAPGMTDCLVVADSDAHTEDGHLTEDLTAAREQADKRARKMSVLREQVVAPEYAGPSQPKVLLVCWGSSKAAVFEVVEMMNHAGETWAALAFSQVWPLVPEQFCHWLQEAGEVISVEGNAEGQFGRLIQQEAGLTIDRHLGRYDGLPITPDFIIRQFDKLQEAAGRGR, encoded by the coding sequence ATGATCACTATTACGATTGGCGGCGAAGCAGGTCAGGGGCTGGTAACGGTGGGGCAGCTGCTAGCCAAAAGTCTGGTGCGCAGCGGTTATTACATCGTCGTTACCCAGAGTTATATGTCCCGTGTCCGTGGCGGCCATAACACCTATAGTATCAGGATCAGCGATCGGCCCATTGAAGCCCCCCGGGAAACCATCAACCTGCTGGTGGCCCTAACTGAGGAGACCATCGCCGTGCATCGTCATGAGGTTGCCGCTGCCGGTGTGATGGTTGCCGATCAGCAGTTTGTTGCTGCTGCCGATGATTCCCGGCTGATCGGCGTGCCTTTTGCTGAATTGGCAGCCAGCAAATATGAAAATATCGCCGCCTTGGGGGTTGTAGCGTCGCTGCTCGGCCTTGATGAACAACGGGTAGGCACGGCGTTGGAAAGTTTTTTCGGCAAGCAGAAAGCTGCCGTTACAACGGCCAATCGCGAAGTGTTGGCAAAGGCATGGCGATGGGCCGGACGGCATCGGGCCCCGGATTGCCGACTGCCGCCGGTTCAGTCGCCTGCCGGCCGACTGATGATCAACGGCAATGAAGCCATTGCTTTGGGGGCATTGTCGGCCGGTCTGAAGTTCTGTGCCTATTATCCCATGACGCCGGCCACCTCCATCTGTATCAACCTCATTGCCCGGGCGGATGCCATGGGGGTGTTGGTGGAGCAGGCGGAAGATGAAATTGCTGCGGTGAATATGGCGGTTGGGGCTTCTTTTGCTGGCGCACCCGCCATGGTTGCCACTTCCGGCGGCGGTTTTGCCCTGATGGAAGAGGGCGTCAGCCTGGCGGCGATGACCGAAACGCCGTTGGTCATCGCTGTTGCCATGCGTCCCGGGCCGGCCACCGGCTTGCCCACCAGAACGGCCCAGGAGGATCTCAACCTGGTGCTCTACGCCGGCCACGGCGAATTTCCCCGGGCCGTTTTTGCCCCCGGCTCGGTGGAGGAGTGTTTTTTCCTGACCCGGCAGGCTTATGCCATGGCTGAACAATCCCAGGGGCCGATTTTTCTGCTGACTGACCAGTTTTTGGCCGATTCCTATCGGTCGGTGACTCCTTTTCCGGTTGCCGAGCTGGAATCGGTAGCACCATTGCTGGAGAGGCCGCCGGCGGGAAAAGACTATAAGCGTTATCAGTTGATGGTTTCCGGAGTGTCTCCCCGGCTGGCTCCCGGGATGACTGACTGCCTGGTGGTGGCTGACAGTGATGCCCATACGGAAGATGGCCACTTGACCGAAGATTTGACCGCCGCCCGGGAACAGGCCGATAAACGGGCGCGAAAGATGAGTGTTTTGCGGGAACAGGTGGTTGCCCCCGAGTATGCCGGCCCGTCGCAGCCGAAGGTGCTGCTGGTGTGCTGGGGGTCCAGTAAGGCGGCGGTTTTTGAAGTGGTGGAGATGATGAATCATGCCGGGGAAACATGGGCGGCGCTGGCCTTCTCCCAGGTCTGGCCATTGGTGCCGGAACAGTTTTGCCACTGGCTTCAGGAGGCCGGGGAAGTGATCAGTGTTGAAGGCAATGCCGAGGGCCAGTTTGGCCGCCTGATTCAGCAGGAAGCCGGCCTGACCATTGACCGTCACCTGGGACGCTACGATGGTTTACCCATAACTCCGGATTTTATCATTCGCCAGTTTGACAAGCTGCAGGAAGCGGCAGGAAGGGGGAGATGA
- a CDS encoding ferritin, translating to MLSQKMEKALNDQINAEMYSAYLYLSMSARFSELNFAGFAQWMKVQAAEEMTHAMKLYDFVIERGGRVILTKIDGPETSWESPLAAFEAVYKHEQYVTGRIHDLVDIAIEEKDHASNIFLQWFVTEQVEEEASADEIVQQLKLVGDKGNGLFMLNRELGARTFVMPVAGK from the coding sequence ATGTTGAGCCAAAAAATGGAAAAAGCCCTGAATGACCAGATCAATGCTGAAATGTACTCTGCCTATCTCTATCTGTCCATGTCTGCCCGTTTTTCGGAGTTGAACTTTGCCGGATTTGCCCAGTGGATGAAGGTGCAGGCCGCCGAGGAGATGACGCATGCCATGAAGCTGTATGATTTTGTCATTGAGCGGGGCGGCCGGGTGATCCTGACCAAGATTGACGGTCCGGAAACTAGCTGGGAAAGTCCGCTGGCAGCCTTTGAAGCGGTCTACAAACATGAACAGTATGTTACCGGGCGGATCCATGATCTGGTTGATATTGCCATCGAAGAAAAAGATCATGCCAGCAATATCTTCCTTCAGTGGTTTGTCACCGAGCAGGTGGAAGAAGAGGCGTCAGCCGATGAAATCGTCCAGCAGCTGAAGCTGGTCGGCGACAAGGGGAATGGCCTTTTCATGCTTAACCGTGAGCTGGGTGCCCGAACGTTTGTCATGCCCGTTGCAGGGAAATAA
- a CDS encoding TIGR04283 family arsenosugar biosynthesis glycosyltransferase encodes MSDCLIVFTRFPEPGKTKTRMIPALGPEGAADLQRQMARQTINRCRDFLAHHPSALQIFHAGGSQQQMACWLGADLRFFLQSGGSLGERMHQSFAAAFAAGMDRVVVIGTDCPHLETSHLQEAFAHLATHDLVLGPAVDGGYYLIGLRRLRAELFADIPWGTADVLTRTLQIAGQQQLTVHLLPELADIDRPEDLPLWEPAAVLADEPGHVVPLSIIIPTLNEEGTIASVLAALQDIPGQEVIVVDGGSSDRTVELVRARGGRVLPCSKGRARQLNAGAAAARGEILLFLHADTRLPQSYWGKIKETLAQPQVAAGCFSLHIDAPGIGMRFIETLVNLRTRWLQLPYGDQAFFIAADTFAMVGGFPQTPIMEDVELIRRLRRYGSIIQLPAAVVTSGRRWQRLGIIRTTLINQLVFAGYYLGIDPHRLARWYRQEEKK; translated from the coding sequence ATGTCCGATTGCCTGATTGTTTTCACCCGATTTCCGGAGCCGGGGAAAACCAAAACCCGGATGATTCCGGCTTTGGGGCCTGAAGGTGCTGCTGATCTGCAGCGACAGATGGCACGCCAGACGATCAACCGATGTCGCGATTTTTTGGCCCACCATCCATCAGCTTTGCAGATATTCCATGCCGGGGGCAGTCAGCAGCAGATGGCTTGCTGGCTGGGTGCTGACCTCCGGTTTTTTCTCCAGTCCGGCGGCTCCCTGGGGGAGCGGATGCACCAGTCGTTTGCAGCCGCTTTTGCTGCGGGGATGGACCGGGTGGTTGTTATCGGGACCGACTGTCCACATCTTGAAACCAGCCACCTGCAGGAGGCGTTCGCTCACTTGGCAACCCATGATCTTGTCCTTGGCCCGGCGGTTGACGGTGGCTATTATCTGATCGGTTTACGGCGCTTGCGGGCTGAACTTTTTGCCGATATTCCCTGGGGAACTGCCGATGTTCTGACACGGACACTACAGATTGCCGGACAACAGCAGCTGACCGTCCATCTGCTGCCTGAATTGGCCGATATTGATCGACCGGAAGATTTGCCCCTGTGGGAACCGGCAGCCGTTCTGGCTGATGAGCCCGGTCATGTGGTTCCTCTGTCGATCATTATTCCCACGTTGAACGAAGAAGGAACCATTGCTTCTGTGCTGGCAGCCCTCCAGGATATTCCCGGCCAGGAAGTTATTGTGGTTGACGGTGGCAGCAGTGATCGGACGGTGGAACTGGTTCGGGCCCGGGGGGGCAGGGTTTTGCCGTGTTCCAAAGGTCGGGCCCGGCAGCTGAATGCCGGTGCGGCGGCCGCCCGGGGAGAGATTTTACTGTTTCTCCATGCTGATACCCGGCTGCCGCAGAGTTACTGGGGCAAAATCAAAGAGACCCTGGCTCAGCCGCAGGTGGCAGCCGGTTGTTTTTCTTTGCATATTGATGCCCCCGGCATTGGCATGCGCTTTATCGAAACATTGGTCAACCTGCGGACCAGATGGTTGCAGCTGCCCTACGGTGATCAGGCGTTTTTCATTGCGGCCGACACGTTTGCCATGGTGGGCGGTTTTCCCCAAACGCCAATCATGGAGGATGTGGAGCTTATTCGCCGCCTGCGCCGTTATGGCAGCATTATTCAGCTTCCGGCTGCCGTCGTCACCTCGGGACGCCGCTGGCAGCGGCTGGGCATTATCAGGACAACCCTGATCAACCAGCTGGTTTTTGCCGGCTATTACCTCGGCATCGATCCACACCGGCTGGCAAGGTGGTACCGCCAGGAAGAAAAAAAGTAA
- a CDS encoding DUF2628 domain-containing protein — protein MKTFKVYSHQWYGYEAVKQGVSWPGFFFGFIWAMVKKLQRTAAGLFMAFAVILIIDSIADTIHSTLLSLVAAGCYLALCLAAALKGNEWRSKNLETRGYILIDTIRATSPPEAIARVAGEKNQP, from the coding sequence ATGAAAACGTTCAAAGTGTACAGCCATCAGTGGTACGGCTATGAAGCGGTTAAACAGGGGGTTTCCTGGCCGGGCTTTTTTTTCGGCTTTATCTGGGCCATGGTAAAAAAACTGCAGCGGACCGCGGCCGGCTTGTTTATGGCTTTTGCGGTGATACTCATCATTGACTCCATTGCCGACACCATCCACTCGACGCTGCTGAGCCTGGTAGCCGCCGGCTGCTATCTGGCCTTATGCCTGGCCGCCGCGCTTAAAGGCAACGAATGGCGGAGCAAGAATCTGGAAACCAGGGGCTATATCCTGATCGACACCATCCGGGCAACCTCGCCTCCTGAAGCTATCGCCCGGGTTGCTGGGGAAAAAAATCAGCCATGA
- the trmH gene encoding tRNA (guanosine(18)-2'-O)-methyltransferase TrmH, with translation MNNGRFQRLAAVLQRRQPDLTVVMDNVHKPHNLAAIARTCDAVGILTAHAVAKNSSIRLTQKAASGCSKWVAVHAHYSIIDAYNHLRSQNFQILATHFDERSVDFRDIDYTRPTAIVVGAELDGISPAAVAHSDRTIIIPMAGLVQSLNVSVATALILFEAQRQRQAAGFYDIPRLPENTYNRLLFEWYHPKIASYCQRRGLPYPAINENGDLMESLADRPLSTTGAS, from the coding sequence ATGAACAACGGACGTTTTCAGCGACTAGCCGCGGTTCTGCAGCGGCGGCAACCGGACTTAACCGTGGTCATGGACAATGTCCATAAACCCCACAACCTGGCAGCCATCGCCCGCACCTGTGATGCGGTGGGCATTCTCACCGCCCACGCCGTCGCAAAAAACAGCTCAATCCGACTGACGCAGAAAGCTGCCAGCGGCTGCAGCAAATGGGTGGCCGTCCACGCCCATTATTCAATCATCGATGCCTATAACCACCTGCGCAGCCAGAACTTCCAGATCCTGGCAACCCATTTTGATGAGCGGTCCGTTGATTTCCGGGACATTGACTATACCAGACCTACGGCCATCGTGGTCGGCGCCGAATTGGACGGCATCTCGCCGGCAGCCGTTGCCCACAGCGACCGCACGATCATTATCCCGATGGCCGGGCTGGTGCAGTCGCTGAACGTTTCGGTGGCCACGGCGCTCATTCTTTTTGAAGCACAGCGCCAGCGCCAGGCGGCCGGGTTCTACGATATCCCCCGCCTGCCAGAAAACACCTACAACAGGTTGCTGTTTGAATGGTATCATCCCAAAATTGCCTCCTACTGCCAGCGACGGGGACTTCCCTATCCAGCAATCAATGAAAACGGCGACCTCATGGAGTCGCTGGCTGACCGGCCCCTGAGCACAACAGGAGCATCATAA
- a CDS encoding YjbQ family protein, which translates to MVHQETLTIVTNGHRDMHDLTSQVNDYIKSTLVTTGIVTIFTVGSTAAVGTIEFEPGLQQDLPDILDRLMPASNGYGHEETWHDGNGHSHLQATILGPSLTVPIHDGRMILGTWQQIFHLECDIKPRRRQIVVTVIGS; encoded by the coding sequence ATGGTCCACCAGGAAACCCTGACCATTGTCACCAACGGTCACCGGGACATGCACGACCTGACCAGTCAGGTCAACGATTACATCAAGAGCACACTGGTCACCACCGGCATTGTCACGATTTTCACCGTCGGCAGCACTGCCGCCGTGGGGACGATCGAGTTTGAACCAGGATTGCAACAGGACCTGCCGGATATCCTTGACCGCCTCATGCCGGCCAGCAACGGCTATGGCCATGAAGAGACCTGGCACGACGGCAACGGTCACTCTCACCTGCAGGCAACCATCCTCGGGCCGTCACTTACCGTTCCCATCCACGACGGCAGGATGATCCTGGGAACCTGGCAGCAGATTTTCCACCTCGAATGCGATATCAAGCCCCGGCGGCGCCAGATCGTGGTAACCGTTATCGGATCCTGA
- a CDS encoding prepilin-type N-terminal cleavage/methylation domain-containing protein, giving the protein MPQGNNRRGKLRFTTAWRPCIWSTLQDVIPAPKARHGFTLVELMLTLAILFVLASVAVPSYRRHLDNQDTAKAIIDIQLMEFEICKFVAENDTYPDNLDDIGMAGIEDPWGKPYCYLNMATATVGQMRKDHFMVPVNSDYDLYSMGKDGTSASPFTAAISQDDIVRANNGSYIGLVAEY; this is encoded by the coding sequence ATGCCTCAAGGAAACAACCGGCGGGGAAAGCTGCGTTTCACAACAGCCTGGCGACCGTGCATCTGGTCTACGCTACAAGACGTTATTCCTGCCCCAAAGGCACGCCATGGATTTACCCTGGTGGAATTGATGCTAACCCTTGCCATCCTCTTTGTCCTGGCTTCGGTTGCCGTCCCCAGCTACCGCCGCCACCTTGACAATCAGGATACGGCTAAAGCGATCATCGACATCCAGCTTATGGAATTTGAAATCTGCAAGTTTGTCGCCGAGAATGACACGTATCCGGACAATCTCGACGATATCGGCATGGCTGGGATTGAGGACCCCTGGGGGAAGCCCTACTGCTATCTCAACATGGCAACCGCCACTGTCGGCCAAATGCGCAAGGACCACTTCATGGTCCCGGTCAACAGTGACTACGACCTCTACAGCATGGGAAAGGATGGCACAAGTGCCTCGCCATTCACCGCCGCGATAAGCCAGGATGACATTGTCAGGGCCAATAACGGTTCCTATATCGGCCTGGTTGCGGAATATTGA